The nucleotide sequence ATCGCTCAAAGCTTTTCCAGGTAAAAAATCTAAGCATCTTTCAGAAAAGTCATGAATAATGCAGGCTAGTTTGTCCTGACCTGGAGGGCGATTGCTATACATTCAGAGTTCGATGCATTGAAACGTTCGGCTGATCGCTCACGTCTGAAATATGCCCCTGAAGATTCCATATGGAGTTTAGACATGGTAGAAGGTAATGGTACGCGATCGCCCCATCGGGTCGTGATTGTGGGCGGTGGCTTCGGTGGGTTATATGCCGCTAAGGGTTTAGGGCGTGCCCCGGTGGAGGTCACTCTGGTGGATAAACGAAATTTCCATCTGTTTCAGCCTCTACTGTATCAGGTCGCCACGGGCACCCTATCTCCAGCAGATATTTCTTCCCCACTGCGGGGTATTCTCAATCGGTTTAAGAACATCCAGGTTTTGATGGACGAGGTGATTGACCTGGATCCGGCTGCTCAGACCATCATTCTGCCCGGCAGGGAAATCCCCTATGATTCCCTCATCGTGGCCACTGGAGTCAGCCACCACTACTTCGGGAATGACCACTGGCAACCGACCGCGCCGGGCTTGAAAACGGTAGAAGATGCCCTGGAAATGCGCCGTCGTATTTTTATGGCATTTGAGGCTGCCGAAAAGGAACCGGATCCAGAAAAGCGCCGGGCGTGGCTGACCTTTGTCATTGTCGGGGGTGGTCCTACCGGGGTAGAACTGGCAGGGGCGATCGCGGAGCTTGCCTTCAATACCCTCAAACATGACTTCCGCAACATTGACACCGCTGAAACTCAGATCCTGTTGCTGGAGGGTCTGGATCGCATTTTACCGCCCTACCTCCCCGAATTGTCAGCAAAAGCCGCTGCCGCTCTGCAACGCCTGGGCATCACTGTCCAGACGCAATCGATGGTTACCGATATTGCGAATGACATTGTTACCTACAAGCGAAATGGGCAGATGGAAGCGATTGCTGCCAAAACAATTCTATGGGCAGCTGGCGTCAAAGCTTCGGCAATGGGACAGGTCCTGGCAAACCGAACCCACGCCAGCCTTGATCGATCTGGACGGGTAATCGTGGAACCGGACTTGAGCATTGCCCACCATCCCAACATTTTTGTCATTGGTGATCTGGCCCACTTTGCCCACCAGGGAGATAAACCCCTGCCAGGAGTGGCACCCGTGGCCGTCCAGGAAGGGGAATATGTGGCCAGATTGATTAAGAAACGCTTGCAGGGCGAATCATTGCCTCCCTTTACCTATGTGGATGCCGGTAGTCTGGCAGTCATTGGACAGAATGCAGCGGTGGTTGATCTGGGATTTATCCGCCTAACAGGGGCGATCGCATGGCTTGCCTGGGTCTTCGTTCATATCTACTATCTGATCGAATTCGACAATAAACTCATCGTCATGCTCCAGTGGGGCTGGAATTACTTTACTCGAAACCGGGGTGCCCGTTTGATTACGGGCGAAAGCTCGTTGAGTCAGGATGTCCAGAATACCTGTGACAACTATCAGGCTCCAGCAGGGATGGGATCGCCCGTCAAAGTCTGATCAAAGGAGGCTCAATCCACACCTGAGTACCCAGGCCGATGGGCAATCACCCGCCAACTGGAGGGCGAATTCAACCCAAAGAGGCTGTCCATGACGCAGCAGACACCCTGCTTAGCGGGAGACAGGGGACGGGGTACAGGAAGGGAAGGATGACGAATCAGGTGTTGAGCTTTCTAATGGGTCCTGACCTGGATGGCTACTGCCATAACTCAACGGTTGGCATTGCTGAAAAGCAGGATGAATTGAAACGACGGTTCAAGCATCCAGCACTTTTTTCATCTCCAGATTTAGCAACGCCCAACGGTTTGTTTAAATGTTTGGTGCTTGATGACTCAGTTGCCTGACCAGACTGATCAGGTCATGGGTGGCAGTGTCTTTCGTACAAAAGGCATCGACATTTGCCGTCTGCACCATGACTTCTGTCTGCGGATCATCCAGAGAAGAATAGGCAAGAATCTGAATTTCTGGATGGGTGGTTTTGATCTGGGTGGAGGCAGTCAGCCCGTCCAGGACTGGCATCTGCAAGTCCAGAATAATGACATCTGGATGGTGCTGCTTAGCCAATGCGATCGCCTCCATGCCATTGCTTGCTAACCCTACTAGTTCAATATCTCGCTGGCTGCGGAGAGCCAGACTTAAACTGAATCGAGTCAGTTCGTGGTCGTCAACGACCAGAACACGAACCTTCGACTGGTCACAGGTCAACATGCCAAGTTCTGCCATTTGCTGAAGAAGTCCACGCGCAACACGAAATTTTTTCCAGCATAATCGCAGAGACTGGCACCCTGCCTCTACCATACGAATTAATTCCCTCCGCGTTTTTGCCGAAGTCATTGAATGGACAGGGCATGAATCACAGCGATGATCCACTGGCTGCGTCACACCCCGTAGCCAAACCCGATCCCCTGCTGTAAATGGACCGTTGCTTTAGCGAATCCAATCCTTTAGCAATGCCTGACGCCGGGGATGGCGAAGCTTGCGCATGGCTTTTGCCTGAATCTGCCGGACACGCTCCCTGGAGAGATGGTAAAGTTCACCAATTTCAGTCAGAGTATAGTGTTGTCCATCCGTCAGTCCAAACCGAAGCTTAATGATGTCGCGTTCGCGATCGCTCAGGTGATCCAGAACTGAGTTGAGGCGATCGCAGAGCAGCTTGTGATCTAGGTGTTCGTTGGGTGCAACGTTATCCGAGTCTTCAATCAACTGCATCAGTTCGGTATCTTCTTCCCGCCCGACCCAGGCGTGGAGGGAAAGCGTTCCCTGACTCACATCCAAAACCTGTTCCAACTTGTCTTCGTCCAGTTCCAGAGCCGCTGCCAGTTCCTGTTTGGTCGGTTTTCGTCCCAATTCCTGCGATAATACCTGGCGGGCTTTGCGGATCTGATTGAGTTTTTCAACCATGTGGACGGGTAGACGCACAGTCCGGGACTGGGACGCGATCGCCCGGGTGATGCCCTGACGAATCCACCAGTAGGCATAGGTTGAAAATTTATAGCCGCGCTCATAGTCAAATTTCTCAGCCGCGCGCATCAACCCCATTGCTCCTTCCTGAATTAAATCCAGAAAAGGTACCCCGCGATTCAGATACTTTTTGGCAATTGAAACGACCAGTCTAAGATTTGCCCTGACCAACCTCCGCTTTGCTTGTTCTGCGCCAGGACCTCCCTTTGCAATTTCCCGAGCTAATTCAATTTCCTGGGCCTGGGTCAGCAGTGGGTAACGTGCCATTTCTCGCAAAAATAGACCGACAGAATCGTCCGTCAGCCCCAACCTTTCTGCTTTGGTTGGTTTGTAGGAAGACTTGTCTCTGGCTGACTCGACCGCCTCCATCTCCTCAATTTCGGTTAAATCGATCGCGAAGTCGATATCAGCAATAGGATCCGATTCAATAACATCTGGCTCGATCGGATCAGAAGGTACGTTGGCACTCATACTCACTCACATAAACTCTCAGAAATTGCCGTAAAATTGCCTCCAACTTTAGCAAAGTTTTGCGAAAATGCTCACCTTTTCTGAAAGTTTTTTTTGAATTTTTGTGTGCCCCAGATGGAGCATTCGCCAGTTTATAA is from Leptothermofonsia sichuanensis E412 and encodes:
- a CDS encoding NAD(P)/FAD-dependent oxidoreductase; translation: MVEGNGTRSPHRVVIVGGGFGGLYAAKGLGRAPVEVTLVDKRNFHLFQPLLYQVATGTLSPADISSPLRGILNRFKNIQVLMDEVIDLDPAAQTIILPGREIPYDSLIVATGVSHHYFGNDHWQPTAPGLKTVEDALEMRRRIFMAFEAAEKEPDPEKRRAWLTFVIVGGGPTGVELAGAIAELAFNTLKHDFRNIDTAETQILLLEGLDRILPPYLPELSAKAAAALQRLGITVQTQSMVTDIANDIVTYKRNGQMEAIAAKTILWAAGVKASAMGQVLANRTHASLDRSGRVIVEPDLSIAHHPNIFVIGDLAHFAHQGDKPLPGVAPVAVQEGEYVARLIKKRLQGESLPPFTYVDAGSLAVIGQNAAVVDLGFIRLTGAIAWLAWVFVHIYYLIEFDNKLIVMLQWGWNYFTRNRGARLITGESSLSQDVQNTCDNYQAPAGMGSPVKV
- a CDS encoding response regulator, which translates into the protein MAELGMLTCDQSKVRVLVVDDHELTRFSLSLALRSQRDIELVGLASNGMEAIALAKQHHPDVIILDLQMPVLDGLTASTQIKTTHPEIQILAYSSLDDPQTEVMVQTANVDAFCTKDTATHDLISLVRQLSHQAPNI
- a CDS encoding sigma-70 family RNA polymerase sigma factor, whose amino-acid sequence is MSANVPSDPIEPDVIESDPIADIDFAIDLTEIEEMEAVESARDKSSYKPTKAERLGLTDDSVGLFLREMARYPLLTQAQEIELAREIAKGGPGAEQAKRRLVRANLRLVVSIAKKYLNRGVPFLDLIQEGAMGLMRAAEKFDYERGYKFSTYAYWWIRQGITRAIASQSRTVRLPVHMVEKLNQIRKARQVLSQELGRKPTKQELAAALELDEDKLEQVLDVSQGTLSLHAWVGREEDTELMQLIEDSDNVAPNEHLDHKLLCDRLNSVLDHLSDRERDIIKLRFGLTDGQHYTLTEIGELYHLSRERVRQIQAKAMRKLRHPRRQALLKDWIR